A DNA window from Bradyrhizobium sp. CCBAU 53421 contains the following coding sequences:
- a CDS encoding TetR/AcrR family transcriptional regulator yields MSGSSPEIVRKPRADAVRNRERVLEAAKAVFSAGGSEASLEAVARRAGVGIGTLYRHFPTREALYEAVYRREVEQLGDLAEQLVNAPEPVEALRRWLRANVQFVATKKGMVAALALVAAGSSELHAYSFDRLTKAIGTLLARAVAAGAIRDDISAEDVLRALIGMCYMHDQPGWQTTALRLLDVFVDGLRVQPAAKAAPAQPAKKAGRKAPRQA; encoded by the coding sequence ATGAGCGGGTCCTCACCAGAAATTGTCCGCAAGCCGCGCGCCGACGCCGTGCGCAACCGCGAGCGCGTGCTGGAGGCGGCCAAGGCCGTGTTCTCGGCCGGCGGCAGCGAGGCGAGCCTGGAGGCGGTCGCACGCCGTGCCGGCGTCGGCATCGGCACGCTGTATCGCCACTTCCCGACCCGCGAGGCGCTGTATGAGGCCGTCTATCGCCGCGAGGTCGAGCAGCTCGGCGATCTCGCCGAGCAGCTGGTGAACGCGCCGGAACCGGTCGAGGCGCTGCGGCGCTGGCTGCGCGCCAATGTGCAATTCGTCGCGACCAAGAAGGGCATGGTCGCAGCGCTCGCGCTGGTGGCGGCCGGCTCGAGCGAATTGCACGCCTATTCGTTCGATCGCCTGACCAAGGCGATCGGCACCCTGCTCGCCCGCGCCGTCGCGGCCGGCGCCATCCGCGACGACATCAGCGCCGAGGACGTGCTGCGCGCGCTGATCGGCATGTGCTACATGCACGACCAGCCGGGCTGGCAGACCACGGCGCTCAGGCTGCTCGATGTGTTCGTGGACGGCTTGCGGGTGCAGCCTGCGGCCAAGGCGGCACCGGCGCAGCCTGCGAAGAAAGCAGGGCGAAAGGCGCCACGCCAAGCATAG
- a CDS encoding (2Fe-2S)-binding protein, with the protein MNLPLSLTINGVRREIALDDPRVTLLDLLRERLDLTGTKKGCDRGQCGACTILVDGRRINSCLALAVSHDGAEITTIEGVGRGGELHPVQAAFIAHDGFQCGFCTPGQIMSGIGLIQEGQAGDDPERVRECMSGNLCRCGAYQGITEAVLEAQSNMTASKQRRSA; encoded by the coding sequence ATGAATCTCCCACTCAGTCTCACCATCAACGGCGTCCGCCGGGAAATTGCTCTCGACGACCCCCGCGTTACCCTGCTCGACCTGCTGCGCGAGCGGCTCGACCTCACCGGAACCAAGAAGGGATGCGACCGCGGCCAGTGCGGCGCCTGCACCATCCTGGTCGACGGCCGCCGCATCAATTCCTGTCTCGCGCTCGCCGTCAGTCATGACGGCGCCGAGATCACCACCATCGAAGGCGTCGGGCGCGGCGGCGAGCTGCATCCTGTGCAGGCCGCCTTCATCGCCCATGACGGCTTCCAGTGCGGCTTCTGCACCCCGGGCCAGATCATGAGCGGCATCGGCCTGATCCAGGAGGGGCAGGCCGGCGACGACCCCGAGCGGGTGCGCGAATGCATGAGCGGCAACCTGTGCCGCTGCGGCGCCTATCAGGGGATCACCGAAGCCGTGCTCGAGGCACAAAGCAACATGACCGCCAGCAAGCAGAGGCGCTCCGCATGA
- a CDS encoding xanthine dehydrogenase family protein subunit M, whose product MMNFDYVRPANVADAIAAASEKGASYLASGTNLLDLMKGGVSRPSRLVDVTRLPGLDRIERLADGSLRIGALVRNADLAHDAEFARSYPAVAEALLSGASAQLRNAATVGGNLMQRTRCAYFYDAGSACNRRWPGAGCDALKGENRLHAVLGWSEGCIATHPSDFCVPLVALDAVVEIEGKSGRHELPLEALHRLPGETPERETALERGDLIVALRLPAAAKGFAKHARYIKVRERTSYAFAVVSAAAALRIEEGRIREARLALGGVAAKPWRSREAEQVLAGAAPDATVYREAARAALADAKPSGDNAFKIELAQRIVVRALTLAAAGTPDRIAALPGSPFSSVAGA is encoded by the coding sequence ATGATGAACTTCGATTACGTCAGGCCGGCCAATGTCGCGGACGCGATCGCGGCGGCATCCGAGAAGGGCGCGAGCTATCTCGCCTCCGGCACCAATCTGCTCGACCTGATGAAGGGCGGCGTCAGCCGGCCGAGCCGTCTCGTCGACGTCACGCGGCTGCCCGGGCTCGATCGCATCGAGCGTCTCGCCGACGGCAGCTTGCGCATCGGCGCGCTGGTGCGCAACGCCGATCTCGCGCATGACGCCGAGTTCGCGCGCAGCTATCCGGCGGTCGCCGAGGCGCTGCTGTCGGGCGCATCCGCCCAGCTGCGCAACGCCGCGACGGTGGGCGGCAATCTGATGCAGCGGACCCGCTGCGCCTATTTCTACGACGCCGGCAGCGCCTGCAACCGGCGCTGGCCGGGCGCCGGCTGCGATGCGCTAAAGGGCGAGAACCGCCTGCACGCGGTGCTGGGCTGGAGCGAGGGCTGCATCGCGACCCATCCGTCGGATTTCTGCGTGCCGCTGGTCGCGCTCGATGCGGTCGTCGAGATCGAGGGCAAAAGCGGGCGGCACGAACTGCCGCTCGAGGCGCTGCATCGCCTGCCCGGTGAGACGCCGGAGCGGGAGACCGCGCTGGAGCGCGGCGACCTGATCGTCGCGCTGCGGCTGCCGGCCGCCGCAAAAGGCTTCGCCAAGCATGCGCGCTACATCAAGGTCCGCGAGCGCACCTCCTATGCCTTCGCCGTGGTCTCGGCCGCCGCGGCCTTGCGCATCGAGGAGGGCAGGATCCGCGAGGCGCGGCTCGCGCTCGGCGGCGTCGCGGCAAAGCCGTGGCGTTCGCGCGAGGCCGAGCAGGTGCTCGCCGGCGCCGCGCCGGATGCGACGGTCTATCGCGAGGCGGCACGCGCCGCGCTCGCCGACGCAAAGCCGTCCGGCGACAACGCCTTCAAGATCGAGCTCGCGCAGCGCATCGTCGTGCGCGCGCTCACCCTTGCCGCCGCAGGCACGCCGGATCGCATCGCCGCGCTGCCCGGCTCTCCCTTCTCCTCCGTCGCAGGAGCATAA
- a CDS encoding xanthine dehydrogenase family protein molybdopterin-binding subunit: MTVELSLTRDPAHIRHGSNIGQSMTRTDGVLKVTGRARYAADNHPPGMVYAVIATSCIARGRVTALDVAAAKRHPGVIDVMTPAHKPELAEDPDAKGNPFAFRMELLQSDEVRYANQAIAVVIAETLEAATEGAALLSPRYQVEIARVGLDAGEAYAPPVVGIGNPAEVRHGDIDAGTAAAAKLTDSTYETPAQYHNAMEPHAIVAVWDGDRLFIDTPSQGMGFAQMRIAGLFGIPPANIHINSPFLGGGFGSKGLISGPQVLGIMAARLIGRPVKLVLRRSQMYGPVGHRPPTRQRIRIGTDDAGALTVINHEARVTTSSFDDFYEPAADASHTLYASPAIRTAHQAVRVDTGTPLFMRAPGEATGSIVLESAIDEAAFACGIDPLEFRLKNYAEVEPTTGKPFSSKALRQCYAKAAERFGWAARPLQPRQMRDENGFLVGWGMGTATFPAIMFQGNARAVIRADGKGVMETGAHDMGQGAWTALAQISADSLGLDFDQLTFRSGSSDLPDAGIAGGSGHTATVGAAIHNAGAAVIAKLAELATSDERSPLFGAGNAGVVARAGRLYRRDDDSRSESYADILARAGLAEVDATGSGAADAAAQSQYAMHAHGAVFAEVKVDPELGQIRATRLVGAFAAGRIINPLLVESQLRGGMIWGLSFALHEEAVMDKRSGRILNANLAEYHVPVNADVPPMDVITVDEHDPHVNPLGIKGVGEIGITGSAGAVANAVFHATGIRVRNFPIKIEEVVMGLVS; the protein is encoded by the coding sequence ATGACGGTTGAACTCAGTCTGACCCGCGACCCCGCCCATATCCGGCATGGCTCGAATATCGGCCAGTCGATGACCCGCACCGACGGCGTGCTGAAGGTCACCGGCAGGGCGCGCTATGCCGCCGACAATCATCCGCCCGGCATGGTCTATGCCGTGATCGCGACCAGTTGCATCGCGCGCGGCCGCGTCACCGCGCTCGATGTCGCCGCTGCGAAGCGCCATCCCGGCGTGATCGACGTGATGACGCCGGCGCACAAGCCCGAACTTGCCGAAGACCCCGACGCCAAGGGCAACCCGTTCGCCTTCCGCATGGAGCTATTGCAGAGCGACGAGGTGCGCTACGCCAACCAGGCGATCGCGGTCGTGATCGCCGAGACGCTGGAGGCCGCGACCGAGGGCGCGGCGCTGCTGTCGCCGCGCTACCAGGTCGAGATCGCGCGCGTCGGTCTCGACGCCGGCGAGGCCTATGCGCCGCCGGTGGTCGGCATCGGCAATCCCGCCGAGGTTCGCCACGGCGATATCGACGCCGGCACGGCTGCGGCTGCGAAGCTGACGGATTCGACCTACGAGACGCCGGCGCAATATCACAACGCGATGGAGCCGCATGCGATCGTCGCGGTGTGGGACGGCGACCGCCTGTTCATCGACACGCCGAGCCAGGGCATGGGATTCGCACAGATGCGCATCGCCGGGCTGTTCGGCATTCCGCCGGCGAACATCCACATCAACAGCCCGTTCCTCGGCGGCGGCTTCGGCTCCAAGGGGTTGATCTCCGGACCGCAGGTGCTCGGCATCATGGCCGCCAGGCTGATCGGCCGTCCGGTCAAGCTGGTGCTGCGCCGCAGCCAGATGTATGGCCCGGTCGGCCATCGTCCGCCGACCCGCCAGCGCATCCGGATCGGCACCGACGATGCCGGAGCGTTGACCGTGATCAATCACGAGGCGCGCGTCACGACGTCGAGCTTCGACGATTTCTACGAGCCCGCGGCCGACGCCTCGCACACGCTCTATGCCAGCCCCGCGATCCGCACCGCGCATCAAGCGGTGCGCGTCGACACCGGCACGCCGCTGTTCATGCGCGCGCCGGGCGAGGCCACCGGATCGATCGTGCTGGAAAGCGCGATCGACGAGGCGGCGTTCGCCTGCGGCATCGATCCGCTGGAGTTTCGGCTGAAGAACTACGCCGAGGTCGAGCCGACCACCGGCAAGCCGTTTTCCTCCAAGGCGCTGCGGCAGTGCTATGCCAAAGCCGCCGAACGCTTCGGCTGGGCGGCCCGTCCGCTGCAGCCAAGGCAGATGCGCGACGAGAACGGGTTTCTAGTCGGCTGGGGCATGGGTACTGCGACGTTCCCGGCCATCATGTTCCAGGGCAATGCGCGCGCGGTGATCCGCGCCGATGGCAAGGGCGTGATGGAGACCGGCGCGCACGACATGGGGCAGGGCGCCTGGACCGCGCTGGCGCAGATCTCGGCCGACTCGCTCGGGCTCGACTTCGATCAGCTGACGTTCCGCTCCGGTAGCTCCGATTTGCCCGATGCCGGCATCGCCGGCGGCTCGGGGCATACTGCAACTGTCGGCGCCGCGATCCACAATGCCGGTGCCGCGGTGATCGCAAAGCTCGCCGAGCTCGCGACCTCGGATGAGCGTTCGCCGTTGTTCGGCGCCGGCAATGCCGGCGTGGTGGCGCGGGCCGGGCGGCTCTATCGCCGCGACGACGATTCGCGCAGCGAAAGCTATGCCGACATCCTGGCGCGCGCCGGCCTCGCCGAGGTCGACGCCACCGGCAGCGGCGCGGCCGACGCGGCGGCGCAGTCGCAATATGCGATGCATGCGCATGGTGCGGTGTTTGCCGAGGTCAAGGTCGATCCGGAGCTCGGCCAGATCCGCGCCACGCGGCTGGTCGGCGCGTTCGCTGCGGGCCGCATCATCAATCCGTTGCTGGTCGAGAGCCAGCTGCGTGGCGGCATGATCTGGGGCCTCTCCTTCGCGCTGCACGAGGAGGCGGTGATGGACAAGCGGTCGGGGCGCATCCTCAATGCGAACCTCGCCGAGTATCATGTGCCCGTGAATGCCGACGTGCCGCCGATGGATGTCATCACGGTCGACGAGCACGATCCGCACGTCAATCCGCTCGGCATCAAGGGCGTCGGCGAGATCGGCATCACCGGCAGCGCCGGCGCCGTCGCCAACGCCGTCTTCCATGCCACCGGCATCCGGGTGCGGAATTTCCCGATCAAGATCGAGGAAGTGGTGATGGGGTTGGTAAGTTAG
- a CDS encoding cupin domain-containing protein yields MRKSAAAKPVTARRAAKKPVKKPAEPAMDLAVGRRIRDLRRTKEMSLETVAARSELSIGFISQIERGLSSPSLRVLATLADVLGVGIAALFGATPRDDNTNGVVTREVQRAELKLWRTGISKQLLSPAGSESRLNLFLVHLEPGGNTGDEFYTHDGEEAGLVLSGEMTLTVDTETWTLKQGDSFRFASRRPHRFSNPARDANAVVLWVNCVTAAG; encoded by the coding sequence ATGCGCAAGAGCGCGGCAGCGAAGCCCGTGACGGCCCGCCGCGCGGCCAAAAAGCCCGTCAAGAAGCCGGCCGAGCCCGCGATGGATCTCGCGGTCGGACGCCGCATCCGGGACCTGCGCCGCACCAAGGAGATGTCGCTGGAGACGGTTGCCGCGCGCAGCGAACTTTCGATCGGCTTCATCAGCCAGATCGAGCGCGGCCTGTCCTCGCCCTCGCTGCGCGTGCTGGCAACGCTCGCCGACGTGCTCGGCGTCGGCATCGCCGCGCTGTTCGGCGCGACGCCACGGGATGACAACACCAATGGTGTTGTCACCCGGGAGGTGCAGCGCGCCGAGCTGAAGCTGTGGCGCACCGGAATTTCGAAGCAGTTGCTCAGCCCCGCGGGCAGCGAGAGCCGGCTCAATCTGTTCCTGGTGCATCTCGAGCCCGGCGGCAACACCGGCGACGAGTTCTATACCCATGACGGCGAGGAGGCCGGCCTCGTGCTGTCAGGCGAGATGACGCTGACGGTCGACACCGAGACCTGGACGCTGAAGCAGGGTGACAGTTTTCGCTTCGCCAGCCGCAGGCCGCATCGGTTCTCCAACCCGGCGCGCGATGCCAACGCCGTGGTGCTGTGGGTGAACTGCGTGACGGCGGCGGGGTGA
- a CDS encoding ABC transporter substrate-binding protein produces the protein MSFQRLVQAAVAALALAVSAPSGAQQVLKVGSTPTGIPFTFLDTKTNSIQGIMVDLATEIGKDAGFTVQIEPMQFSALIPSLTANKIDIIAAAMFATAARKEVIDFSEPVYTYGEGLVVPKSDTKAYASQEDLKGTVVGAQVGTAFVDALKKTGLFSEVKVYDTIPDILRDVNAGRLKAGFADYPILAYNLQQGNFADVRLVDGYKPVTVGTVAIGVRKSDTELLGKINASLAKLKANGTIAKILEKWGQKAGGS, from the coding sequence ATGTCCTTTCAGCGTCTCGTTCAGGCCGCGGTGGCGGCGCTTGCCCTTGCCGTAAGCGCGCCGTCGGGCGCGCAGCAGGTGCTCAAGGTCGGCTCGACGCCGACCGGCATCCCCTTCACCTTCCTCGACACCAAGACCAATTCGATCCAGGGCATCATGGTCGATCTCGCCACCGAGATCGGCAAGGACGCCGGCTTCACCGTGCAGATCGAGCCGATGCAGTTCTCGGCGCTGATCCCCTCGCTGACCGCGAACAAGATCGACATCATCGCGGCCGCGATGTTCGCCACCGCGGCGCGCAAGGAGGTGATCGACTTCTCCGAGCCGGTCTACACCTATGGTGAAGGTTTGGTGGTGCCGAAGTCCGACACCAAGGCCTATGCTTCGCAGGAAGATCTGAAGGGCACCGTGGTCGGCGCCCAGGTCGGCACCGCCTTCGTCGATGCGCTGAAGAAGACCGGGCTGTTCAGCGAGGTCAAGGTCTACGACACCATTCCCGACATCCTGCGCGACGTGAACGCCGGCCGCCTCAAGGCCGGCTTCGCCGACTATCCGATCCTCGCCTACAATCTGCAGCAGGGCAATTTCGCCGACGTGCGGCTGGTCGACGGCTACAAGCCCGTCACCGTCGGCACGGTCGCGATCGGCGTCCGCAAGAGCGACACTGAATTGCTGGGAAAGATCAACGCTTCGCTGGCGAAGCTGAAGGCCAACGGCACGATCGCGAAGATCCTGGAGAAATGGGGCCAGAAGGCCGGCGGGTCGTGA
- a CDS encoding amino acid ABC transporter permease: protein MQKFFHDAVEFVPILLQGVWLTIVVTVGSLLLSTVLGLAWALMRVSGIRILTGFSAALINVIRGIPIIVLLFYIYFVMPDFGIALSALQAAIIGLGIAYSAYQAENFRAGIEAIDKGQIEAAQTIGMGWWLTMRRVVLPQAVRIILPPYGNIMIMMLKDSSQASTITVAELALQGKLIASSTFKNTSVFTLVALMYLTMSIPLILLVRHFENKANRK from the coding sequence ATGCAAAAATTCTTCCATGACGCCGTCGAGTTCGTGCCGATCCTGTTGCAGGGTGTCTGGCTGACCATCGTCGTCACTGTCGGCTCGCTGTTGCTGTCGACCGTGCTTGGGCTCGCGTGGGCCTTGATGCGGGTGTCCGGGATTCGCATCCTGACAGGCTTCAGCGCCGCGCTGATCAACGTCATCCGGGGCATCCCGATCATCGTGCTGCTGTTCTACATCTATTTCGTGATGCCGGATTTCGGCATCGCGCTGTCGGCGTTGCAGGCCGCGATCATCGGGCTCGGCATCGCCTATTCGGCCTATCAGGCGGAGAATTTCCGCGCCGGTATCGAGGCGATCGACAAGGGGCAGATCGAGGCGGCGCAGACCATCGGGATGGGCTGGTGGCTCACCATGCGCCGCGTGGTGCTGCCGCAGGCGGTCAGGATCATCCTGCCGCCCTACGGCAACATCATGATCATGATGCTGAAGGATTCCTCGCAGGCCTCTACCATCACGGTGGCTGAACTCGCATTGCAAGGCAAGCTGATCGCCTCCTCGACCTTCAAGAACACCAGCGTGTTCACCCTGGTGGCGCTGATGTACCTCACCATGAGCATCCCGCTCATCCTGCTGGTTCGGCACTTCGAGAACAAGGCGAACCGCAAATGA
- a CDS encoding amino acid ABC transporter ATP-binding protein, with protein sequence MIELNDVHKSFGKVEVLKGITASVAKSEVVCIIGPSGSGKSTILRCINGLESYDRGEISVEGARVDQGDRSIVAIRTQVSMVFQRFNLFPHRTALENVIEGPLYVKKEPREQAIARGRALLAQVGLADKAEVHPPKLSGGQQQRVAIARALAMQPKAILFDEPTSALDPELVGEVLSVMRKLADDGMTMVVVTHEMGFARDVADRVLFIDGGVIVEQGAAKSVLNQPQHPRTQDFLRRVLHPL encoded by the coding sequence ATGATCGAGCTCAACGACGTCCACAAGAGTTTTGGCAAGGTCGAGGTGCTGAAGGGCATCACCGCCTCGGTCGCCAAGAGCGAGGTGGTCTGCATCATCGGCCCGTCCGGCTCCGGCAAGTCGACTATCCTGCGCTGCATCAACGGGCTCGAGAGCTACGATCGCGGCGAGATCAGCGTCGAAGGCGCGCGCGTCGATCAGGGCGACCGCTCGATCGTGGCGATCCGCACCCAGGTCTCGATGGTGTTCCAGCGCTTCAACCTGTTTCCGCATCGCACCGCGCTCGAGAACGTCATCGAGGGGCCGCTTTACGTGAAGAAGGAGCCGCGCGAGCAGGCGATCGCCCGTGGCCGTGCGCTGCTCGCGCAGGTCGGCCTTGCCGACAAGGCCGAGGTGCATCCGCCAAAGCTCTCCGGCGGCCAGCAGCAGCGCGTCGCGATCGCACGGGCGCTGGCGATGCAGCCGAAGGCGATCCTGTTCGACGAGCCGACCTCCGCGCTCGATCCCGAACTGGTCGGCGAGGTGCTGTCGGTGATGCGCAAGCTCGCCGATGACGGCATGACCATGGTGGTCGTCACCCACGAGATGGGCTTTGCCCGCGACGTCGCCGACCGCGTGCTGTTCATCGACGGCGGCGTCATCGTCGAGCAGGGCGCCGCCAAATCCGTCCTCAACCAACCGCAGCATCCGCGCACCCAGGATTTCCTGCGCCGCGTGCTGCATCCGCTGTGA
- a CDS encoding FAD-binding oxidoreductase, protein MTPTSRLPLPPSLYADTAVEATPTPPLTTDKSVPVAIIGGGFTGLSTALHLAEQGVLATVLEAQEPGWGASGNNGGQTNPGLKHDPDQIEQDFGADLGRRMIDFSYGTTNFTHDLIRRYQIPCEARQNGTLRAAYNEASAAAIETTAQQCIRRGMPVKLLDAAEMRAMTGSDRYLCAMLDARGGDLHPLSYARGLARAAIGAGVAVHGETPALSLRRDGGRWRIETPRAVVHADKVLLATNGFTDDLWPALRRTIVPVFSSIAATAPLSDEVARAIMPSRPVLYESGHITVYYRIDQHNRLLMGGRGPMRWISKPTDVAYLIRYAERLWPQLKGVSWTHGWNSRLAITADHYPHVHAPAENLLISLGCNGRGVALSTAMGAQLARRLIGGAKAEIDMPVTGIKPIPMHAFWRVGVTTAVLTGRVRDKLGV, encoded by the coding sequence ATGACCCCAACCTCGCGCCTGCCGCTGCCGCCGAGCCTCTATGCCGACACTGCGGTGGAAGCGACGCCAACACCGCCGCTCACGACCGACAAGAGCGTACCGGTCGCGATCATCGGCGGCGGCTTCACCGGCCTGTCGACCGCGCTGCATCTTGCAGAGCAGGGCGTGCTCGCGACCGTGCTCGAGGCGCAGGAGCCGGGCTGGGGCGCCTCCGGCAACAATGGCGGGCAGACCAATCCCGGGCTGAAGCACGACCCCGATCAAATCGAACAGGATTTCGGCGCCGATCTCGGCCGCCGCATGATCGACTTCTCCTACGGCACCACCAACTTCACGCATGATCTGATCCGCCGCTACCAGATTCCGTGCGAGGCCCGGCAGAACGGCACGCTGCGTGCCGCCTACAACGAAGCCAGTGCCGCCGCGATCGAGACCACGGCACAGCAGTGCATCCGGCGCGGCATGCCGGTCAAACTGCTCGACGCCGCCGAGATGCGCGCGATGACCGGCAGCGACCGCTACCTCTGCGCGATGCTGGATGCGCGCGGCGGCGATCTGCATCCGCTGAGTTACGCGCGCGGCCTGGCGCGTGCCGCGATCGGGGCCGGCGTTGCCGTCCATGGCGAGACGCCGGCGCTGTCGCTCCGCCGTGATGGTGGCCGCTGGCGGATCGAGACCCCGCGCGCGGTCGTGCATGCCGACAAGGTGCTGCTCGCGACCAATGGCTTCACGGACGATCTCTGGCCGGCGCTCCGTCGCACCATCGTGCCGGTGTTCTCGTCGATCGCGGCCACCGCGCCGCTGTCCGACGAGGTTGCGCGCGCCATCATGCCGAGCCGTCCGGTGCTCTATGAGAGCGGCCATATCACGGTCTATTACCGCATCGACCAGCACAACCGGCTGCTGATGGGCGGCCGTGGCCCAATGCGCTGGATCAGCAAGCCGACCGACGTCGCCTATCTGATCCGTTACGCCGAGCGGCTGTGGCCGCAGCTCAAGGGCGTCAGCTGGACCCACGGCTGGAACAGCCGTCTTGCCATCACCGCCGATCACTATCCGCACGTCCACGCGCCCGCGGAGAATTTGCTGATCTCGCTCGGCTGCAACGGCCGCGGCGTCGCGCTTTCGACCGCGATGGGCGCGCAACTCGCGCGCCGCCTGATCGGCGGTGCCAAGGCCGAGATCGACATGCCCGTGACCGGCATCAAGCCGATCCCGATGCACGCCTTCTGGCGCGTCGGCGTCACCACGGCAGTGCTGACCGGGCGGGTCAGGGACAAGCTCGGGGTGTAG
- a CDS encoding dienelactone hydrolase family protein yields the protein MRRFPLALSALLLLSLSAAQAAGLRAFDVPAGPDGPAIRGVVWSPCAETPHAIDGRGGRTFFGVSDCPIVGAKLPLIVISHGRRGWLGGHHDTAAALADAGFMVLTFNHPTDTERDTSGTDSLAVTVERPADIKRAIDYALQGWRDAAHIDAGRIGLYGFSWGGYTGLAAIGGEPDLRKSLPNCQTSSLRACKELEGGEKPSGPVVHDPRIKAAIIVDPFPVLFFAAENLKAVTIPIQLWSSDPAQNGDGLSGCCAAAINDRLPSKPEFHLVADAKHFSFLATCTPEETAKMATICTDAPGFDRVTFHQRFHAAAIAFFKTHLGEAGTR from the coding sequence ATGCGCCGTTTTCCCCTCGCATTGTCCGCTCTGCTGTTGCTCAGCCTCTCTGCTGCACAGGCAGCCGGGCTGCGGGCCTTCGACGTTCCCGCCGGCCCTGACGGGCCTGCGATCCGGGGGGTGGTATGGAGCCCCTGCGCTGAGACGCCGCACGCGATCGACGGCCGCGGCGGCAGAACGTTCTTTGGCGTGAGCGACTGCCCGATCGTGGGCGCAAAACTTCCCCTCATCGTGATCTCGCACGGACGGCGAGGATGGCTCGGCGGGCATCACGACACCGCCGCTGCGCTGGCGGATGCCGGCTTCATGGTGCTGACGTTCAACCATCCGACCGACACCGAACGCGACACCAGCGGCACCGACAGCCTTGCCGTCACGGTCGAGCGGCCCGCCGACATCAAGCGCGCGATCGACTACGCGCTGCAAGGCTGGCGCGATGCCGCCCACATCGACGCAGGACGCATCGGTCTCTATGGCTTCTCCTGGGGCGGATACACCGGCCTTGCGGCAATTGGCGGCGAGCCCGATCTGCGCAAGAGCCTGCCGAACTGCCAGACATCGAGCTTGCGGGCCTGTAAGGAGCTCGAAGGCGGAGAAAAGCCGAGCGGACCGGTCGTCCACGATCCGCGGATCAAGGCCGCGATCATCGTCGATCCCTTTCCCGTGCTGTTCTTTGCGGCCGAGAACCTGAAAGCGGTGACGATCCCGATTCAATTGTGGAGCTCGGACCCCGCGCAGAACGGCGACGGTCTCTCCGGGTGCTGTGCCGCCGCCATCAACGACAGGCTTCCGTCAAAACCGGAATTTCACCTGGTGGCAGATGCGAAGCACTTCTCCTTCCTCGCAACCTGCACGCCGGAGGAGACCGCGAAGATGGCCACCATCTGCACCGACGCACCGGGCTTCGACCGCGTCACGTTTCATCAGCGCTTCCACGCCGCGGCCATCGCGTTCTTCAAGACGCATCTTGGCGAGGCCGGGACGCGATAG
- a CDS encoding NIPSNAP family protein has product MITCYVRYEVRLGKLAEFEAYAAMWLDLLPRFGGIHHGYFLPSEGASDVALAMFSFPSLAAYEQYRKDSAADPDVQKAIAFAKETGCFTRYDRSFFRPLFPKTA; this is encoded by the coding sequence ATGATCACCTGTTACGTGCGTTACGAGGTCAGACTGGGCAAGCTCGCCGAGTTCGAAGCCTATGCTGCAATGTGGCTTGATCTGCTGCCGCGGTTTGGCGGTATCCATCACGGCTACTTCTTGCCGTCCGAGGGCGCGAGCGACGTCGCGCTGGCGATGTTCAGCTTTCCCAGCCTTGCCGCCTACGAGCAATACCGGAAGGATTCCGCCGCCGATCCCGACGTTCAGAAGGCGATAGCCTTCGCGAAGGAGACCGGCTGCTTCACCCGCTATGATCGCTCGTTCTTCAGACCGTTGTTTCCGAAGACGGCTTGA